A genomic segment from Nitrospinota bacterium encodes:
- the ilvB gene encoding biosynthetic-type acetolactate synthase large subunit, whose amino-acid sequence MQITGAEIFVKSLLKLKVDVIFGYPGGVVLPIYDELFKNPKLRHILSRHEQGAVHMADGYARATGKVGVALVTSGPGATNAVTGIATAYMDSIPLVVFTGQVPTSLIGNDAFQEADIIGITRPCVKHSYLVREAKDVARTIAEAFYIASTGKPGPVVVDLPKDVVTNTAKFEFPEKVEIRSYKPNVEGHIKQIEKLADAMAQAKCPVLYVGGGMITANSAGELAKLAHHTHSPVTQTLMGLGSFDATHELSLGMLGMHGTYRANMAMTHADLVVALGARFDDRVTGKLSAFAPNATVAHVDIDPAAISKNVMSDIPVVGDLHDVMKKLNGVIAKLDVNWKAKHKEWLHQIEEWRKKDMETMAYVHKTSLIKPQFVIEEIDRVTNGEAIYATEVGQNQMWAAQYLKLRKPRTFLTSGGLGTMGFGFPAALGAQAAFPDKVVVDIAGDGSIQMNIQELATAAQSRLPVIIVILNNGFLGMVRQWQELFYGGRYAYTCMECQPDFVKLAEAYGAFGKRVEKPEDVGPAIEEAIRLRKPAIIDCVVDREENVYPMVPAGEAINKMLLA is encoded by the coding sequence ATGCAGATTACAGGCGCCGAGATATTTGTAAAATCGCTGTTAAAGCTCAAGGTAGACGTGATTTTCGGCTACCCGGGGGGGGTTGTGCTCCCTATTTACGACGAGCTTTTCAAGAACCCGAAACTGCGTCACATACTGTCCCGGCACGAGCAGGGGGCGGTGCATATGGCGGATGGATACGCCCGTGCAACGGGCAAAGTGGGGGTGGCTCTGGTCACCTCCGGCCCCGGCGCCACCAACGCGGTGACCGGCATCGCCACGGCGTATATGGACTCCATACCGCTGGTGGTGTTCACAGGCCAGGTGCCCACAAGCCTTATCGGCAACGACGCGTTCCAGGAGGCGGACATCATAGGCATCACCCGCCCCTGCGTGAAACACAGCTATCTTGTGCGGGAGGCCAAAGACGTGGCGCGGACCATCGCCGAGGCGTTCTATATAGCCTCCACCGGCAAGCCTGGCCCTGTGGTGGTGGACCTGCCCAAGGATGTGGTGACCAACACGGCGAAATTCGAGTTCCCGGAAAAGGTGGAGATTCGCTCGTACAAGCCGAATGTGGAAGGGCATATAAAACAGATAGAAAAGCTGGCGGACGCCATGGCCCAGGCCAAATGCCCCGTGCTGTACGTGGGGGGGGGCATGATAACCGCCAATTCGGCCGGCGAACTGGCCAAACTGGCCCATCACACCCATTCGCCGGTGACGCAGACGCTCATGGGGCTTGGAAGTTTTGACGCCACCCACGAGCTTTCGCTTGGAATGCTGGGGATGCACGGCACATACAGGGCCAACATGGCCATGACCCACGCCGACCTTGTGGTGGCCCTTGGCGCCAGGTTTGACGACCGGGTGACCGGCAAGCTTTCCGCCTTCGCCCCCAACGCCACAGTGGCCCATGTGGACATAGACCCCGCGGCCATTTCAAAGAACGTGATGAGCGACATACCCGTGGTGGGGGACCTGCATGACGTGATGAAAAAACTCAACGGCGTGATCGCAAAGCTCGACGTGAACTGGAAGGCAAAGCACAAGGAGTGGCTCCACCAGATAGAGGAGTGGAGGAAGAAAGACATGGAGACTATGGCCTATGTCCACAAGACGAGCTTGATAAAGCCCCAGTTTGTCATCGAGGAGATAGACCGGGTGACCAACGGCGAGGCGATATACGCCACCGAGGTGGGGCAGAACCAGATGTGGGCGGCGCAATACCTGAAGCTGCGCAAGCCCCGGACGTTCCTGACCTCCGGCGGGCTTGGCACCATGGGCTTCGGGTTCCCGGCGGCCCTTGGAGCGCAGGCGGCGTTTCCGGACAAGGTCGTGGTGGACATCGCCGGTGACGGCTCCATCCAGATGAACATCCAGGAACTGGCCACGGCGGCGCAAAGCAGGCTGCCGGTGATAATAGTGATATTGAACAACGGATTCCTGGGCATGGTGCGCCAGTGGCAGGAGCTTTTCTACGGCGGACGCTATGCCTACACCTGCATGGAGTGCCAGCCGGACTTCGTGAAGCTGGCGGAAGCGTATGGCGCCTTCGGCAAAAGGGTGGAAAAGCCGGAGGATGTGGGACCGGCCATTGAAGAGGCGATCCGGCTTCGCAAACCGGCGATAATAGACTGCGTGGTGGACCGGGAGGAGAACGTGTACCCGATGGTGCCGGCCGGCGAGGCGATCAACAAGATGCTTTTGGCGTAG
- the ilvC gene encoding ketol-acid reductoisomerase, protein MATIYYDKDADLKHLAGKTVAVIGFGSQGHAHALNLRDSGISVVVGLRPGSRFIQHAQKEGLKVATPAEAAKEADIIMILAPDTSQRAIFEGDVRPNMKKGAAIAFAHGFNIHFGQIVPPGDADVFMIAPKGPGHLVRRVYKEGGGVPCLVAVEKNATGKAKEIALAYAKGIGGTRGGVIETTFKEETETDLFGEQAVLCGGVSELIRAGFDTLVEAGYQPEVAYFECLHELKLIVDLIHEGGIANMRYSISDTAKYGDITRGRRVITGDTRDEMADILHEIQSGQFAREWVLENQANRPVYNAVLRSDAEHPIEIVGDKLRSMMPWLGKKIVD, encoded by the coding sequence ATGGCGACTATCTATTACGACAAGGACGCGGATTTAAAACACCTGGCGGGGAAGACCGTGGCGGTGATCGGTTTTGGCAGCCAGGGGCACGCCCACGCTCTTAATTTGCGCGACTCCGGGATCAGCGTCGTTGTCGGCCTGCGCCCGGGGAGCAGATTCATTCAGCACGCCCAGAAAGAGGGCCTGAAAGTGGCCACTCCGGCGGAAGCTGCCAAGGAGGCCGATATCATCATGATCCTGGCGCCGGACACGTCGCAGAGGGCCATATTCGAAGGGGACGTGCGGCCGAACATGAAAAAAGGGGCGGCCATAGCGTTTGCCCACGGGTTTAACATCCATTTCGGCCAGATTGTGCCGCCGGGGGACGCGGACGTGTTCATGATCGCCCCCAAGGGCCCGGGTCACCTGGTGCGGCGTGTTTACAAAGAAGGGGGCGGCGTCCCCTGTCTTGTTGCCGTGGAGAAGAACGCCACCGGCAAAGCCAAGGAGATAGCCCTGGCATACGCCAAGGGGATCGGCGGAACCCGCGGCGGGGTCATCGAGACAACATTCAAGGAAGAGACGGAAACGGACCTTTTCGGCGAGCAGGCTGTCCTTTGCGGCGGCGTCTCCGAGCTTATCCGGGCGGGGTTTGACACGCTGGTGGAAGCCGGGTACCAGCCGGAAGTGGCCTATTTCGAGTGCCTCCACGAGCTGAAGCTCATCGTGGACCTGATCCACGAAGGGGGCATAGCCAACATGCGCTATTCCATATCCGACACGGCGAAGTATGGCGACATCACCCGGGGCCGCAGGGTCATCACCGGTGACACCCGCGACGAGATGGCCGACATACTCCACGAGATACAGAGCGGCCAGTTCGCCCGGGAATGGGTGCTGGAAAACCAGGCCAACAGGCCGGTGTATAACGCCGTTTTGCGAAGCGACGCGGAGCATCCCATCGAGATCGTCGGCGACAAGCTGCGCTCGATGATGCCGTGGCTTGGCAAGAAAATTGTGGACTGA
- a CDS encoding 2'-deoxycytidine 5'-triphosphate deaminase: protein MPKKVRQIGVLSSEELLELVDEGRIINADDLDPRSLKRRIQPASIDLTLGTVAFRLQASFLPQPDNSVEARMEDLVMYKLDLMQGAILEKGAVYLIPLNEALRLPENIRGKTNPKSSTGRLDIFTRVITDHCTRFEEVTAGYSGKLYIEVVPRSFTIRVKTGQRLNQLRLFRVPTVDENVRHAEFFEAPGPHHYIGGPELVDLYKRKKLLIGEDGEFIGAARKHISGEGLLMSVDLSPSASNGGPVGFKAKKNSHVVDLEKIGHYKAADFWEQIHNPKNGRLILEPEEFYIFASKERIRVPLSCAAEMVEFDSGSGELRTHYAGFFDPGFGFGKEGEVKGTKAVLEVRPHDVPFIIEDGQILFKMKYERMAERPGIWYGSEIGSNYHDQTLRLSKQFHK from the coding sequence ATGCCAAAGAAAGTCCGTCAAATAGGCGTTTTGTCGTCCGAAGAGCTGCTCGAACTTGTCGACGAGGGGAGGATTATCAACGCGGACGACCTGGATCCCCGCTCGTTAAAAAGGCGGATCCAGCCAGCTTCCATAGACCTTACATTGGGGACGGTGGCGTTCCGGCTGCAGGCCAGCTTCCTGCCGCAGCCGGACAACAGCGTGGAAGCCAGGATGGAAGACCTGGTGATGTACAAGCTGGACCTGATGCAGGGGGCGATCCTGGAAAAAGGAGCCGTTTACCTCATCCCGCTCAACGAGGCGCTGCGCCTTCCCGAGAATATCCGGGGAAAGACTAATCCGAAAAGCTCCACTGGCAGGCTGGACATATTCACAAGGGTGATAACGGACCATTGCACCCGGTTCGAGGAGGTCACCGCCGGATACAGCGGGAAACTGTACATTGAGGTCGTCCCCAGGTCTTTCACCATCCGGGTGAAGACCGGGCAGAGGCTAAACCAGCTCAGGCTGTTCCGGGTTCCCACCGTGGACGAGAACGTGCGCCACGCCGAATTTTTCGAGGCGCCGGGGCCCCATCACTACATCGGCGGGCCGGAGCTTGTGGACCTGTACAAACGCAAGAAACTCCTTATAGGGGAGGACGGGGAGTTCATCGGCGCCGCCCGCAAACATATAAGCGGGGAGGGGCTTTTGATGAGCGTGGACCTGTCGCCATCGGCGTCCAACGGCGGCCCTGTCGGTTTCAAGGCGAAGAAGAACAGCCACGTGGTGGACCTGGAGAAGATCGGCCACTACAAGGCGGCGGATTTCTGGGAGCAGATACACAATCCCAAGAACGGCAGGCTGATTTTAGAGCCGGAGGAGTTCTATATATTTGCCTCCAAGGAGAGGATACGCGTTCCTCTGTCGTGCGCGGCGGAGATGGTGGAGTTCGACTCCGGATCAGGAGAGCTTCGCACCCATTACGCCGGCTTTTTCGATCCCGGCTTCGGCTTCGGCAAGGAAGGGGAGGTGAAGGGGACCAAGGCTGTGCTGGAGGTGCGCCCCCACGACGTGCCGTTCATCATCGAGGACGGGCAGATACTGTTCAAGATGAAGTATGAGCGGATGGCCGAGCGGCCCGGCATATGGTACGGCTCGGAGATCGGCTCGAACTATCACGACCAGACGCTGCGGTTGTCCAAGCAGTTCCACAAGTAA
- a CDS encoding phosphatidylserine decarboxylase family protein, with amino-acid sequence MKLPVASEGLMFIVPLALATLVLFLLGWGKAGWVALVLLLFVTYFFRDPERVAPVGEDLIVSPADGVVVQIDTAYQSPDHPEGSVCVSIFLSVFNVHVQRTPAAGKVLRKFYNKGKFMAAWDHKASLDNEQELMVIQTAGGVISVKQIAGLIARRIVNWATVGQSLEKGERFGLIRFGSRVDLIVPAGTEIISKIGDKVAGGETVMARFGAAAK; translated from the coding sequence ATGAAGCTTCCGGTCGCATCCGAAGGGTTGATGTTCATAGTCCCGCTTGCGCTGGCCACCCTTGTCCTGTTCCTTTTGGGATGGGGCAAGGCTGGCTGGGTGGCGCTTGTCCTGTTATTGTTCGTCACATACTTTTTCCGGGACCCGGAAAGAGTGGCGCCGGTGGGGGAAGACCTTATCGTGTCCCCGGCGGACGGCGTCGTGGTGCAGATAGACACGGCGTACCAGAGCCCGGACCATCCGGAGGGCTCCGTGTGCGTCTCCATTTTCCTTTCGGTGTTCAACGTGCACGTCCAGCGGACCCCGGCGGCGGGCAAGGTGCTGCGCAAGTTTTACAACAAGGGGAAATTCATGGCCGCGTGGGACCATAAGGCCAGTTTGGACAACGAGCAGGAGCTTATGGTGATCCAGACCGCTGGCGGGGTAATATCCGTAAAGCAGATCGCCGGGCTTATCGCGCGAAGGATAGTCAACTGGGCCACGGTCGGGCAGAGCCTTGAAAAAGGGGAGCGGTTCGGCCTTATCCGGTTCGGGTCGCGGGTGGACCTTATCGTGCCGGCCGGGACTGAAATTATCAGCAAAATCGGCGACAAGGTGGCCGGAGGGGAGACCGTGATGGCCAGATTCGGAGCCGCGGCGAAATGA
- the ilvN gene encoding acetolactate synthase small subunit, which yields MKHTISVLVENKFGVLSRVSGLFSGRGFNIESLSVAPTLDSTTSRMTIVTRGDDKIVEQITKQLNKLIDVIKVMDFTDEEEYVVREIALLKVNAEPDNRAEILRMSEIFRGKVVDVSTKTYTIEVTGTESKVNAFIEMIRPLGIVEMARSGKVALPRAKKSQG from the coding sequence ATGAAACACACAATATCGGTGCTGGTGGAGAACAAATTCGGCGTGCTTTCACGCGTGTCGGGGCTTTTCTCGGGAAGGGGCTTTAATATCGAGTCGCTTTCGGTGGCCCCCACGCTGGACTCCACCACCTCGCGCATGACCATCGTCACCCGGGGGGACGACAAGATCGTGGAGCAGATCACAAAGCAGCTCAACAAGCTCATAGACGTGATCAAGGTGATGGACTTCACGGACGAGGAGGAATATGTCGTCCGCGAGATAGCGTTGCTCAAGGTGAACGCGGAGCCGGACAACCGGGCGGAGATACTCCGCATGTCGGAGATTTTCCGGGGGAAGGTTGTGGACGTGTCCACGAAGACATACACCATAGAGGTGACTGGCACTGAAAGCAAGGTGAATGCTTTCATAGAGATGATACGGCCCCTGGGGATCGTCGAAATGGCGCGAAGCGGCAAGGTGGCCTTGCCCCGCGCCAAGAAATCACAAGGGTAA